The proteins below are encoded in one region of Nocardioides marmorisolisilvae:
- a CDS encoding alpha/beta hydrolase — MLHPQAKAALAEEDGAPPVSDPSVDIDVERRTGRAAAVAGPREDVGEVLDADADGVPVRLYRPRTDHLLLPVIVHLHGGGFVFNDIEVHDAAVRRLVNRSGLAAVSVDYRRPPEHPFPAAPDDVDVVMGWLGRTGAAHGLDTSRLGVHGDSAGGNLALVAALRHPGRLGALALTYPFVDARMRGASYDEAVGLFDRGEAAWYWEQYASSPDDYDDPDFSPIESTRLAVLPPTLVATAEHDPLRDEGELLASRIAEAGVSCVATRYLGMLHGFWRHPEAFDAAEPLTRQIAGFFQSHLLPGGTATVPRQ; from the coding sequence ATGTTGCATCCCCAGGCCAAGGCAGCGCTCGCCGAGGAGGATGGCGCGCCTCCGGTCAGCGATCCCTCGGTCGACATCGACGTCGAGCGGCGCACAGGACGCGCGGCGGCCGTCGCCGGGCCGCGCGAGGACGTCGGAGAGGTGCTCGACGCCGACGCAGACGGGGTGCCGGTGCGGCTCTATCGACCGCGCACCGACCACCTCCTGCTCCCTGTCATCGTGCATCTGCACGGCGGCGGGTTCGTCTTCAACGACATCGAGGTCCACGACGCCGCCGTCCGCCGGCTGGTGAACCGGTCGGGACTCGCTGCCGTGTCGGTCGACTACCGGCGGCCCCCGGAGCACCCGTTCCCGGCGGCCCCGGACGACGTCGACGTCGTGATGGGCTGGCTCGGTCGCACGGGGGCGGCGCACGGGCTGGACACGAGCAGGCTTGGCGTGCACGGCGACAGCGCCGGCGGCAACCTGGCGCTGGTGGCTGCGCTGCGCCATCCGGGCCGGCTCGGTGCGCTGGCACTGACCTATCCCTTCGTCGACGCACGGATGCGCGGTGCGTCGTACGACGAGGCCGTCGGCCTGTTCGACCGTGGTGAGGCCGCCTGGTACTGGGAACAGTACGCATCGTCGCCCGACGACTATGACGATCCGGACTTCTCACCGATCGAGTCCACCCGCCTGGCGGTGCTCCCTCCCACGCTCGTGGCCACCGCTGAGCACGATCCGCTGCGCGACGAGGGGGAGCTGCTGGCCTCGCGGATCGCCGAGGCCGGGGTCTCCTGCGTGGCGACCCGCTACCTGGGCATGCTGCACGGCTTCTGGCGGCATCCCGAGGCGTTCGACGCCGCCGAGCCGTTGACCCGGCAGATCGCCGGCTTCTTCCAATCACATCTCCTGCCCGGAGGCACCGCGACGGTGCCGCGTCAGTAA
- a CDS encoding GNAT family N-acetyltransferase gives MSSPIRVGIADDAQRYLATDRLVWFEEHLAAPAEDLLASMPVDQRFAALTEAADGADGADPATYPGIYGVRPMTLSVPGRGLPRALEVAGLTWVGVHPDHRRRGVLTAMLRDHFERCRAQGWSVSALHASEPAIYGRHGYGLASHELTVTLGRGTDVAAPHLDATAARIGTRWGTLADAGVADRLQASEQRAAAGVLGAIVGDLSFYAIIAREFPELQRGREPRRVMFAVQDGVDVGHAIFHRTQRWEHGRPGGKVLVRRLAGTPAARLALVRRLVDLDLTTSVQVDGVGLDDELLHWVRGPRGASEVEIFDSLWVRLVDVPRALAARSYAAPCDVVVEVDDEAAPWNTGCWRVAVDDRGTAEVTRCDRSAELRLPVRALGAAYLGGGNLATMQRAGLVEELRNGAAVELWRTMRTDSAPAAAIGF, from the coding sequence ATGAGCTCCCCGATCCGGGTCGGCATCGCCGACGACGCCCAGCGCTACCTCGCCACCGACCGGCTGGTCTGGTTCGAGGAGCACCTCGCCGCACCGGCCGAAGACCTCCTGGCGAGCATGCCGGTCGACCAGCGGTTCGCGGCACTGACTGAGGCGGCCGACGGGGCCGACGGGGCCGACCCGGCGACCTACCCGGGCATCTATGGCGTCCGACCGATGACCCTGAGCGTGCCCGGGCGCGGACTGCCCCGGGCCCTCGAGGTCGCCGGCCTGACCTGGGTGGGCGTGCATCCCGACCATCGCCGCCGAGGCGTGCTGACCGCGATGCTGCGCGACCACTTCGAGCGCTGTCGTGCGCAAGGGTGGAGCGTGTCGGCGCTGCACGCGAGCGAGCCGGCGATCTACGGCCGGCACGGCTACGGGCTGGCGTCGCACGAGCTCACCGTCACGCTCGGACGCGGTACCGATGTCGCGGCCCCGCACCTCGACGCCACGGCGGCACGGATCGGGACCCGCTGGGGAACCCTCGCAGACGCTGGCGTGGCCGATCGGCTGCAGGCGAGCGAGCAGCGTGCCGCCGCGGGCGTGCTCGGCGCGATCGTCGGCGACCTGTCGTTCTACGCCATCATCGCCCGCGAGTTCCCTGAGCTCCAACGCGGGCGGGAGCCGAGGCGGGTGATGTTCGCGGTGCAGGACGGGGTCGACGTCGGGCATGCGATCTTCCACCGCACCCAGCGCTGGGAGCACGGGCGTCCCGGCGGCAAGGTGCTGGTACGCCGGCTGGCGGGCACCCCGGCAGCGAGGCTGGCCCTGGTGCGCCGGCTGGTCGACCTCGACCTGACCACCAGCGTTCAGGTCGACGGGGTGGGCCTCGATGACGAGCTGCTGCACTGGGTCCGTGGGCCGCGGGGCGCCTCGGAGGTGGAGATCTTCGACAGCCTCTGGGTGCGCCTGGTCGACGTGCCTCGGGCGCTGGCCGCCCGGAGCTACGCGGCGCCGTGCGACGTCGTCGTCGAGGTCGATGACGAGGCAGCGCCGTGGAACACGGGCTGCTGGCGGGTCGCGGTCGACGACCGAGGGACCGCGGAGGTCACCCGTTGCGACCGGAGTGCCGAGCTCCGGCTTCCGGTGCGGGCACTCGGTGCGGCGTACCTCGGCGGCGGCAACCTCGCGACCATGCAGCGCGCCGGGTTGGTCGAGGAGCTGCGCAATGGCGCGGCCGTCGAGCTGTGGCGGACGATGCGTACCGACTCGGCACCGGCCGCGGCGATCGGCTTCTGA
- a CDS encoding ribose-5-phosphate isomerase, producing MRVHIGSDHAGLELKEHLLGWLRDEGHAVVDHGPFVYDPQDDYPVFCLRAAEGVAGDPGSLGVVIGGSGNGEQIAANYVKGIRAALVWSDETATLAREHNDANVISVGGRMHTVEEMTRFIGIFLKTPFSGEERHVRRLAQLAHFQQTGELPPLPESAQSHGSDA from the coding sequence ATGCGCGTGCACATCGGTTCCGACCATGCCGGCCTCGAGCTGAAGGAGCACCTGCTCGGCTGGCTCCGCGACGAGGGGCACGCGGTCGTCGACCACGGGCCGTTCGTCTACGACCCCCAGGACGACTACCCGGTCTTCTGCCTGCGCGCCGCGGAGGGCGTCGCCGGTGACCCGGGCAGCCTCGGAGTGGTGATCGGCGGCTCGGGCAACGGCGAGCAGATCGCGGCGAACTACGTCAAGGGGATCCGCGCAGCCCTGGTGTGGAGCGACGAGACCGCGACGTTGGCCCGCGAGCACAACGATGCCAACGTGATCTCGGTGGGTGGCCGGATGCACACCGTCGAGGAGATGACCCGCTTCATCGGCATCTTCTTGAAGACGCCGTTCAGTGGTGAGGAGCGCCACGTGCGGCGACTGGCGCAGCTCGCCCACTTCCAGCAGACCGGCGAGCTCCCGCCCTTGCCGGAGTCGGCGCAGTCCCACGGCTCCGATGCCTGA
- a CDS encoding Fpg/Nei family DNA glycosylase, translating to MPEGHTLFRLARDIDAAFGGRRARVSSPQGRFAADAAALDGSVLLGAESAGKHLFVGFEGDRHVHVHLGLIGKFDVNQGAAGAPVGQVRLRLQNETAYADLRGATQCELVGPSRRAEILDKLGPDPLRPDADPERAWQRISRSPRSIGELLMDQAVLAGVGNVYRAEVLFRHRIDPLRPGRTLRRRQFDAIWSDLVDLLAEGVRTGRIDTVRAEHTPEAMGREPRVDDHGGEVYVYRRAGQPCHVCGATVRTAELAGRNSFWCPRCQPRFRSRAVG from the coding sequence ATGCCTGAGGGGCACACCCTCTTCCGGCTTGCCCGGGACATCGACGCCGCGTTCGGTGGCCGCCGGGCCCGGGTGAGCAGTCCCCAGGGGAGGTTCGCCGCCGACGCCGCGGCGCTCGACGGCTCGGTGCTGCTCGGTGCCGAGTCCGCCGGCAAGCACCTCTTCGTCGGGTTCGAGGGGGACAGGCACGTCCATGTGCACCTCGGCCTGATCGGCAAGTTCGACGTGAACCAGGGTGCGGCGGGCGCTCCGGTGGGCCAGGTGCGGCTGCGGCTGCAGAACGAGACGGCGTACGCCGACCTGCGCGGCGCTACCCAGTGCGAGCTCGTGGGGCCGTCGCGCCGCGCCGAGATCCTCGACAAGCTGGGGCCCGATCCGCTGCGTCCGGACGCGGATCCGGAACGCGCCTGGCAGCGCATCTCCCGGAGTCCACGGTCGATCGGCGAGCTCCTGATGGACCAGGCCGTCCTGGCGGGGGTCGGCAACGTCTATCGCGCCGAGGTGCTCTTCCGGCACCGGATCGATCCGCTGCGACCGGGCCGCACCCTGCGCCGCCGACAGTTCGACGCGATCTGGTCCGACCTCGTGGACCTGCTCGCGGAAGGCGTGCGCACCGGACGCATCGACACGGTCCGGGCCGAGCACACTCCGGAGGCGATGGGGCGCGAGCCACGCGTGGACGACCACGGCGGCGAGGTCTACGTCTACCGGCGCGCCGGACAGCCCTGTCATGTGTGCGGTGCGACGGTGCGGACCGCGGAGCTCGCCGGGCGAAACTCCTTCTGGTGCCCCCGGTGTCAGCCGCGATTCCGCTCGCGGGCCGTAGGGTGA